DNA from Sulfurimonas gotlandica GD1:
TGCCAATGAGATTAAAGGTGTTATTAGTTCTATAGAACAAAGTATTGGTGATGTAACCAGTGATACTGAAGCTACTAAAGAAATTTTTGGTGAACTAAGAGAAAAATCAGAGCATCTTGAGAATAATTTTAACTCTATTGAGGGAACTCTTCACACAACAATTGATTCTATAAATATTTTTCAAGAGAAGTTTGATGTTCAGCTAGAGCAATTAAAATCTGTATTTAACGGATTGAACAGTATTGGTGAGTACTCCAACGTTTCACTTAAAAACTCTAAAATACTAGATGAGACAATTATAGAAATTATGAATGAGAGTACAAAACTAAAAGCACTTAGTGATGGTTTTCAAGCTGTACTGAACAAAAGAGATGTGGATAGAAGTGTAATCTCCCCACCTGACAAATGTATTATTAAGTCTAGTAATTTTAGTGAAGAAGCTTATCTGTTTGATGCTAATGACAGGGGAATAGCATTTTACTTTATGGATAAAAACATAAATCATAAATCAATCAACGGTGATCAGATAACAATAAGTTTCTATAGCGATATCCATCAAAACTTAGCTAATAGTAGGTACCAGATTGTATATGCTATAGACAAAGGAAATAACAGAGTCTTTTGTGGTGCTAAAACACTATAGTCATTTATAAAACTTTTCTTAAATAAGACAAATAAACTCTTATTTATGTTTGGGTAAATGATTATAAGTTACAATACCGTATAAAATTTAAAAATAACAAAAGGAATCCATATGCCAAAGATTAACAAATACGTAGATATTGATACTGTAGAAAGAGAAGCAAAAAAAGATTTAATTGACCGTCATTCTCCATTTATTCACTGTGCTGATACAGCTAAAGCTGGTGAGCCATTCGAAGTAACTGTAAAAATGGGTAACGAATATACTCATCCAGATGATTTCGATCACTATATTGAGTCAGTTACACTTTTCAACGGTGAAACTAAATTAGCGGGGGCTACTTATGTTCCAGGTACACTTGGTAACGTTAAAGCTCATAACACTACAACTTTTACAATAATCCCAACAGGTAAAAAACTTACTCTTGTTGCTCATGGTTACTGTACTAAACACGGTGTTTGGGAAGGTACTCCAGTTACTGTAGAAGTAGCAGAGTAGTTAAAAGAGGTCAAAAGACCTCTTTACTCTATATTTATTGATGGTTTATCTATATGGTAACCTTGAGAATACTTTATCCCCATCTCTTTAACTTTATCCATAACCGTACTTGAATGAACAAACTCAGCAATAGTTTCAACACCTAACTTACTTGCAAAATCAACAATTGTCTCAACAACGAGATAAGCATTTCTATCTGTATCTATATCTTTTATAAGGGATCCGTCTATCTTTAAAAAATCAACATTCATTTTTATCAAATAAGAAAAATTAGAATAGCCGTCTCCAAAATCATCTATAGCTATCCTAGCTCCATATCTTTTTATCTCTTTAATAAAACGTGCAATTTTTTCGAAATCCTGAATAGCTTCTGATTCTACTATTTCAAATATCACCCTATTTGAAGCACTACTTAATTTTAGTTTTTGCAGAATAAAGTTAAACATCTCACTATTTACTATATCTTCCATAGATAGGTTAATACTAAATTCATAATCATTTGCTTCAAAAAGTTTAAATGATTTTTCTATTATTATTTTTGTAACTTCATTATAGACTTTGATACGTTTTGCTATTGGTATAAACAGAGATGGAGAGATTACATTATTATTCTCATCTAAAAGTCTGGCTAGACACTCATATTTATTTATTTTTGATGTTTTATTATCCATTATAGGCTGAAAATATGGAACAATTTTTGAGTTTTGTACAGCATGTCTAACTATATTTGAGATATTTAAATTTTTCTCATACTCATTCTCAAACCTCATTCTATCTTCATATATCCAAAACGGCAGTCTATTATCTTTTGCATATTTTAAAGCCATAGAAACTTTAGAAAATAAGTTATCTTGGCTAGAATTTACGCATGAAGCCATAGTTAAACTAACGCTTATTTCATTTTCTTGATATGTAACGCTTACATTTTTTATTTTTTCATAAAGGTTTGTCATATAATCTTTTAAATCATAAAAGCCTAAATTATCTTCTAAATATAAAGTAAATTCTGTTCCAGAGACCCTATATATTTTTTCATTTATATTTTCTATAAGGTAGTTGCCAACCTGCTCTATTATATAGTCTCCAACCATGAAACCATAAAAGTTATTGATAGTGACAAAGTTATCTATTGCTATTGTTATCAGTCCAAATTTTTCATTGTCATGTAAATCTTTTCTAAGCTGATAAAGATTTGGAAAACTTGTTAAATGATCAGTAAAATATTTACTAAGAAGTTGTTTTTTACAATTTCTAAGATCCTCTGTTATTGCTATATCGCGTAATTGCAATTCTTTTAATACTTCATCACTAATATCTTGTTTTTGGACTTTTCTATCGATGTTGTACACAACAACTGAAGTGTGAGTTTTATCCTTATGATTCATCATAACAAGCTTGGAGTCTGGGAGCTTTTTTTCAAGTTCTAATTTTAAATTTTGAACAAGAACAGTGTTGTGTATGTAAGAAGAAATATGTATAAGCGAACTTGTGCTTGCTATCTCTAAAATACTTCTAACAACACCACCTACCTCTGTAGATGATGTCAATGTATAACTGTTAATGTCCAAAATATCATCCATTTTTGTCATGCTATATATCATCCTTTGTGTGACACTATTCTATCATAAAAGTATTCTAAAGTAGATTTTAACCACACTTTAACTATACTCACAAAAACATAAGTGGTAGGTACAAGAGTGAAGTCTTTTCAAAATCTAATTCTTCTTCAAAATCTCTATCGCTTAAAAGCTCTTGGATTTGACTATACTGATCCATTTTATGTAAATGAAAAGAGTACTCACGAAGAGCCTAAAACACTCAATGAACTTTCACAGAACATCTCTTCTTGCCACCTTTGTGATCTGAGTAAATCCAGGCAGCAAAGTATGAGCGGTTACGGAAATCCTAATGCGGAATTAATGATAGTAGATTTTAGCGTTTCTATGAGTGATGATTCCAACAATGGATACTACAGCGGAAGAAGCGGTGAGAGTTTAACAAATATGATTGAAAAAGTTATAGGGCTTAAAACAGATGATGTTTATTTTACTCATGCAATAAAATGCAAACCTTTAAACTCAAACGTACCATCTGCATCTGAGTGGGACTCATGTAAGTCATATCTATTTACTCAAATAGATTTTGTAAAACCTAAAGTAATTGTTACGCTCGGTGAAGAAGCATACTTTAAACTGACAAGCGAAGAGAGTGATTTTCAAAATGTTAGAGGACATGTAATAGACTTCAAAAAATATAAACTTATTCCAATATATCATCCTCAGTTTTTACTGAGAAATCCAGAACTTAAGAGAATCACTTTAAATGATTTAAAAACTATAAAGAGCTGCCTATGAAAAAACTATATCTACTAACATTAATATTTCCTATTGTAATATTTGCTCAGAGTTATCTAATCTCAAATATTCCTCTTCCTAAGACTTATATTCAGAACCTTGATCCATATCCATGTACTGAGCGCTGTATGCAAGAGTACCTTGATAATGAGATGATTTTTTCATTCCTTTCTCATGCTGATGCAAAATTAGAAAATAAAGAGCAAGATGAAGTAAGAATGATGAGTATATCTATCTTAAATCTTGGCTCATCTGTACTTACAGACAAACTCCGTATTGCCCTACTACTACCTTACAAAGTAATCGGCAGATATGCTTCATCAACTACTAATGCTTCATTCGCTTATCTAATAGCAAAAAATCATTCTTTTGAGTTAAAGAGCTATAAAATAGAGAGTGAAAGTATTGAAGATATTAAGAATGCATTACTAAAAATCTCTAAAGACGGTTTTAACTACGTCATTGCACCTCTTACTCAAAAAGGGGCAGATGCTGTAGGTGAGATAAACCCAGATATGAACATATTTTTTCCAACAATCAATAAAAAAGATGTAACTTCTACTTCATCATACCTAGTTTATGGCGGTATTGATTATCATGCACAAAGCGACCTGCTTTTAAAAGAAGCTGTATCTCCTCTTGTTATATTTTACGACAAGTCCAGCATAGGTAAAAAACTAAGCCTTTATGAAGAAGCGCAGTTTATGAATGCTGGCATTGATCAAAACTTAAGCGCAGAAGAAAAAGATGCTTTGATCTTAGATTCAAACAAAACAGTAGTTAAATTTTCAATCCCAAAAAGAACTACAAATTTAGAAAAAGAACTTTTTGAAAACACAAATATAGTAAACGGATCTTTTTTTATAAATACACCAATTGTAAAGACTGGCATGATTATGTCTCAGCTTACACTATATGATACAAATGCTACAAATGTTTTATCTACTCAGATTAACTATGATCCCCTCATACTATCTATGACACAGTATGAAGATAGAAAAAACATGATAATAGCTAATTCTATCACTCAAAACAACAACATACTGATTGAAACAAATTCTCTTTTAAGTAATGATATTGTTTATGATTGGATTAACTACACAACTACTGTAGGTGTTGATTACTTCTTCAATCTTGCCACAAGAGAAGATCGAGAATACAATATAGCTATACAGGACAATCAAATGATCTACCCTATAGAGCTTTTAACTCCTGCTAAATATAGGTTTATTAATCACATATCTCATATATCAAATATCGAAGAGTGATAAGATTAGTTCTTTTGTATCTGCATCTATCTTTTGAGGTCTTCCTTCAAAAGTGATGTAAGCCAGTGTTATAGACAATCCAAATATTTTTTTGCCATCTCTATATATAGTTTGAGAAAGTATAAATGAAGCCGCTTTCATTTGAATAAGTTCTGTTTTAATATCTAATACATCTCCAAGTTTAGCACTGATTATATAGTCAGCTTCTAGTTTTCTTGCAACAAAATGTCCATTATCCAGAACAGGTGTCATACCTTTTTTGAAAAAAGCATCACTTCTAGCTCTCTCACAAAAATTTAAATAATTAGAGTGATAAACGACTCCGCCTGTGTCTGTGTCTTCGTAGTAGACTCTTATTTTCACCTTTTTTCTCCTTTTTTTATATAGTTTACAGTAAAGATTGTATATCTTTATTTTTTAATAATAAATTGCAATAATTGTAAACGCTAAGAAGAACATTAAATGTGACATTCCTTCAAAATAATTAGTTTGCCCTTCATCTGTTGTTTTCCATGCTAGAATTACTGTGAGTATTAAAGCACCGATTTCCAGTGGATTGAAATCAAGTGTAAAACGTATTCCACTAAGATACGCTAAGCCCATCAAAATAGGAACTGTCAATAAGATAGAAACAGTAGAAGCACCCATAGCAATATTTACAACTCTTTGTATCTCATCATTTTTTGCAGCTTTAATCGCTGTTACTATTTCAGGAGATACTGCAACAATAGCAATAATTAAACCTGATATACCAACAGATATACCATACTCTTTAGCAAGTTTAATCCCATCATTGGCAAAGATTTCAGCACCTATGGCTATGATAGTAATAAAGACAAATATAGAAGCAATAAGCCCAAGCTTATTAAATTTTTCAAAGACATAATCATCTTCTTCCTCATCTCCTGAATCTTTTTCAGCCATCTTTCTTTTCAGTCTAAAAATTCTACTTCTTGTGGTACTTTTAAAGAAGTGTGTATGCGTTCTCGTTTGAAAGACTAAGATTATGATATAAAATACCATTAACAGTACGGAAATCCACATTGAAGCATCTTCTATTACTTCAGCTGAATGCTTACCTAGGCTTAATACACTTGGAACAAGTAAAGCCGCGGCTGTTACAAATAAAATCGTTGTATACGCACTAGAAGTTTCTTTATTGTGCTCTTGTTCTGTAAATTTTAGACCACCTAGAAATACTGCAAGCCCTAAAAGAACATTCATATCAACAATAACTGCGGAAATAATACCACCCTTAACCGTATCTACAACAGTAGGATCAGTAACTGCTTGAAGTAAAATAATATACAAAAGTATAATCTCAACAACAACAGCACTTAAAGTTAGTACAAAACTACCATAGGGCTCTTGAAGCCTCTCTGAGAGAATCTCTGCAACTTCAGAAACACTTAATGAAAGTGAACCAATACCGATAGCTGCAAAAAGAGTAGCTGCGCCACCTTGTCCCATCTTATGAAAATAAAAGGCAACCATAATGCTGCTTATTCCTAAAAATATATCCCAATAATCTTCAATAAAATATTTTAATTTTTTATCCTGTTTTTCTATGCTTATTTCCAACTCACTCTCCTTATAAAAGTATAATGCTTGCTAAGCCTAGAAAGCTGAAAAAACCTACTATATCCGTTACTGTAGTAAGTAAAACGCTACTTCCTATAGCTGGATCAACTCCAGCTCTTTGGAGAACCAATGGTATAACGCTTCCAAAAAAACCAGCTCCAAGTAGGTTGATAATCATAGATAAACCTATAACGACACCTAGCATCGGCATATTAAACCAAAAGTAAGCGATAATACCAATTACAATTGCAAAAAAAGTTCCATTGACTAAAGATATTACAACTTCTTTATAAATTGTTTTTTTTGCATCTTCACCTTCAATATCACCAAGTGCCATTTGACGCACGGTTACAGTAAGTGTTTGTGTTCCCGCATTTCCACCCATAGAAGCAACGATAGGCATTAAAATAGCTAATGCAACTAAAGATTGAATGGTTGCATCAAACATACCAATAACCAAAGATGCAGCAATAGCTGTTAAAAGGTTAAGCCCGAGCCATATAGCTCGTGTTTTACCAATTTGAAACATATCTTCATCTTGCTCAGCTTCGTCATTAACACCAGCTAGGTTAAAGATTTGCTCTGTAGCAGTTTCTTCAATGATGTCATAAATATCATCAGAAGTAATTCTACCTATAAGTCTGTTTTTATTGTCCAGAACGGCGATAGCGTTAAGGTTGTAGTTAGTTACTTTTTCTACAACATCTTTAATGTTCTCTTTATGATTTACAGAGTAATTTTTATGTTTATCATAAGGAATATCTTCAAAGTTTAAAGCATGGTCAAAAATAATCAAATCTTCAAGACCTACTGAACCTAAATATTTATCTCTTTCATTGACAAGATGAACATGCCAGATATTATCAACTTCACCACTTATCTTTAATACTTTAAGTCTCTCTAACGCTACACCAATATTCTCATCTATTTTTGCACTAAAAAGTTCAGTTTGCATATAAGAACCAGCTTCATCCCATTCATAAGATATAAGTTGCTTCATAAGTTCTTTGTCTTCATCATCAAAGTGGCCTAAGATGTCCTGAGAAATCTCCTCATGCTCTTCACTGATATTCTGAATAAGTGTGGCTGCGTCATCTGTATCCATAAGAGAAGCAATGTTAGCAAGTTTTTTAACACTAAAAATGTCTGCTGTCTCTTCTTGAACATAGTCTGGAAGCTCAGATAAAACCTCAGCAAAGAGTTCATGAGGCATCTTTTTGATGATTTTTTCATACTCTTCACTGCTTAACTCTCTAAGCTTAAGAAGTTGCTCTGCTATATCATAAGGGTGTACACTCGTGTCACTCTCTTTATACTGATTTATTTCAGCATCTAAGATATTGAGTATATATGTTAGTTCTTCTTGGTTTATTTCCAAATGTCACTCCTTTTAATTTTGCTATGTTATAATACTATACGTATGTAATTAAGAAGGTTTAATGAGTGAAATTTTCATTTAAATTTAAATTATTTTTTGCTTTCATTGGTTATGGATTAATTTTAGTTCTTCTAACCCAATTGGCTGTATTCAAAATTGAAGAGATAAGTCTTAAATCTGCGAGTATCAAAAAAGCATCTGAGACGTTTCAAGATAGAAATGAAATATTCAAATCATATATCAAAGACACAAACCTAAAACTCTCATCTATAATCTCATCTGATATCTTCCGTAGCTACCTCAAAGACACAAAAAATATAAAGCTAGCAAATTCACTCTTTTTAGATATTGCAAGTACTTCTGACAATATCATGCAATTGAGATACATAGATAATACAGGTATGGAAATAATCCGAATAGATAGAGAAGAGTTTTCTTCTGAGACTTATTTAATTGAGAAAGAAAAACTTCAAAATAAAAGTAGTCGTTACTATTTTAAAGATATATCAGATACTGATCAGAATGTTTTTTGGTATTCTAAACTTGATCTGAACATAGAACAAGGAAAGATAGAGATACCAATTAAACCAGTTCTCCGTATTGGCACACCTGTCTTTCATAACTCAAAACAAGCTGGTATTTTAATTATTAATATTTTTATGAAAAACTTTTTATATGAACTTGTCAACACTCCGCTATATGATATTTTTTTATTCGACAACGACGGAGATATTTTGGTTGATTCTACTCACTCTCACTGTTGGAATAAATATATAGAAGAAGATAAAACAATCTATTCTCACTTTGCTGAAGAAGCAAAACATATCATTTACAACACTGAGTACTTTGGGCAAAATTTATATTCAAATAAAATTTCTCTAAACAATGGTGAAAACCTACATATGGTAATAAAGCCAAAAACAGACTACATTCAAAAAGAGATTAGTGAACACCTAAATCAACTTATATGGATTATGATTGGTATTGTATTAATATCTTTTCCTATTTCATACTTTTTCTCAAAAACACCTATTAGACTAAAAGAACAAGCAGATGAACAAAAAAAAGACCAAGATGTTCTTCTTTCACTATTTGATCTAAGCGATGCTGTATTATTCAAATGGAATAACGATGAAAATTGGAGTGTTGATTCTGTTTCATTAAGTGTTGATAAGCTTCTTGGTCATACCCAAAATGATTTTGGCACTGGCACTATTACATATATTGGATGCATTCATCATGATGATAAAAAACAAGTCATCCAAGAAGTAACAAAAGCTATTGAAAATAAAGTTTACTTTTTCAAGCATAAACCATATCGTGTAGTTACAAAAGATGGTGATATAAAATGGATATTAGACTCTACTGTAATCGTTAGAAATGCTAATAATGAAATCATCAACTTCGTTGGTTACCTTACAGATATATCTGCTCTTAAGAATAGTGAGTTAAAACTTCAAAAGCTATCAAGAACAGACCAACTTACTAAAGTTAGCAATAGAATGCATATAGATGATGTTTTACAGAGTCAATATTACCGTTTCTATCGAGATAATGAACTGACTAGTATAATTCTTCTTGATATCGACTTTTTTAAGAGTGTAAATGATGATTATGGACACATTGTTGGAGACAGTGTAATTATAGAATTTGCCAAAATTCTTCAATCTTCAATCAGAAAAGGTGATATACTTGGCAGATGGGGAGGTGAAGAGTTCTTAATAATTCTCCCTCATACAAATTTAGACCAAGCTATGCAACTTGCAAATAAATTACAAAAAATAATTTTTCAAAATAATTTTTCCACAGTGAAACACAAAACTGCAAGTTTTGGAGTCTCTACATTTGAGAGAGGTATGAGTGTAGAAACACTAATTGACAGTGCTGACAAGGCTCTTTACCTCTCAAAAGAAAACGGTAGAAACTGTGTAACAAGCACTCAAACTCTATAAAAACAATATATTTTTCAGAGACATTTACCATAAAAAGCTTAAAATGACATTAATTTAAGAAAACTAACAATATTTTGTTAGTATACTTAGAATATATACACTGAAAGGATACAAGATGAAACGATTTCCATTACTATCACTAAGCCTATTGCCAGCACTATTAAGTGCAATATCCATCACTGAAGTTGTGCAGAATACGATCCAAACGCATCCACAAATTCAGATAAAAAAAGAGTCGGTTAACGTAAATAAAGAGAGATTGACGCAAGTCAGAGCAGGTTATTTACCTTCTGTGGATCTTTCTTACTCTATCGGGCCTGAAGCAACAAAAACACCTGCGAACTTAAGAGAAGAAGCTAAAATGACTAGACAAGAAGCTTCTGCTGCCTTAACGCAAAATGTATTTGCTGGTTTAAATACAATGTATGGGATGAAAGAGCAAAAGTCATTAATACTAGCTGCTAGCAGTACTGTAGTTGAGAGTGCAAATTCTTTAGCACTAGAAGCAACAACAGCATATCTAGACGTACTTAAAACTCTTGAACTATACAATATTGCTAAAGAGAACGTAACGGTACATGACAAGTACCTTAAACAGATAAAAGAGAAAGTGGATGCTGGTATAGCTAGAAATTCTGACTATGAGCAAACTCTATCTCGTTATGAAAATGCAAAAACTGCTGAATACTTAGCAGAGCAAAATCACTTAATTGCTACTTACAGCTTTGAGCGCATTTTACCTGGCATTGCTCCGGCAGACTTAGAAAAACCTGTTGCAGGTGCATTACCGGCAGAAGGGCTTGATTCACTAGTTGAAGTTGCAATAAAAGACAATCCAACAATAGCTGTTTCTCAGAATGACATAGAAGCAGCTAAGTCTGCGGTTGGTCGTGCAAATGCACCATACTATCCATCTGCAGATATTGTAGTTAGAGGTTACTGGAACGATCAAGTTCACGGTGTAGGCTACAATACTGTTACAAATGAAAATGATTTAGAGGCTGAAGATTCTGGTTATAGCGGAATGCTAGTTATTAATTATAATATCTTCAACGGTCTATCAGATGCTGCAAATAAGCAAGCAAATCAACACATTCTTCTTCAACAAAATTCTACACTTGCAGATGCAAAACTTTATATCAAAGCAAATACTAAAATTGCTTGGGTTACATATGAAATGACTAAAAAACAGTTAGTTTATATTGATAAAAACATTGCCGCGAGTGCTAAAACAGTTTCTGACTATCAGCAAGAAAATGAGTTAGGCAGAAGAAGTATTATAGATCTTCTAAACATCGAACTAGAATACAACAATGCAAAAAACCGTAAAGTTAATGCAGTATATGACAACTTGACTGCATACTATGGAATTTTATCACACACTGGTAAAATGTTAGAAGAAATGAATGTCGTCATTAAATAGAGATTTTAAAGACCCTATCCTAGAGTGTTTGGTGATCTTCACCAAACTCTATAATAGGCCTTTTAGTGCAGAAGCTTTGGTAGCAGACCTCCCAGTTGAGCCTGGTAGATCTATACCAAAGCTCTTTTCTCTAGATTCAAGAGAAGCAAAATCTGCTTTCTTTCGAGCAGCTCAACGTGCCGGATTTAGCTCTAAGTTAGTAAACTACTCATTTAAAGATATATCCCCGCTACTTCTTCCAGTAATTTTAATTTTAAAAGGTGATAAGGAAGCTGAAAACGCCTGTATACTCACTGAAATAAGCCCAGATAGAAAA
Protein-coding regions in this window:
- a CDS encoding class II SORL domain-containing protein encodes the protein MPKINKYVDIDTVEREAKKDLIDRHSPFIHCADTAKAGEPFEVTVKMGNEYTHPDDFDHYIESVTLFNGETKLAGATYVPGTLGNVKAHNTTTFTIIPTGKKLTLVAHGYCTKHGVWEGTPVTVEVAE
- a CDS encoding EAL domain-containing protein, producing the protein MTKMDDILDINSYTLTSSTEVGGVVRSILEIASTSSLIHISSYIHNTVLVQNLKLELEKKLPDSKLVMMNHKDKTHTSVVVYNIDRKVQKQDISDEVLKELQLRDIAITEDLRNCKKQLLSKYFTDHLTSFPNLYQLRKDLHDNEKFGLITIAIDNFVTINNFYGFMVGDYIIEQVGNYLIENINEKIYRVSGTEFTLYLEDNLGFYDLKDYMTNLYEKIKNVSVTYQENEISVSLTMASCVNSSQDNLFSKVSMALKYAKDNRLPFWIYEDRMRFENEYEKNLNISNIVRHAVQNSKIVPYFQPIMDNKTSKINKYECLARLLDENNNVISPSLFIPIAKRIKVYNEVTKIIIEKSFKLFEANDYEFSINLSMEDIVNSEMFNFILQKLKLSSASNRVIFEIVESEAIQDFEKIARFIKEIKRYGARIAIDDFGDGYSNFSYLIKMNVDFLKIDGSLIKDIDTDRNAYLVVETIVDFASKLGVETIAEFVHSSTVMDKVKEMGIKYSQGYHIDKPSINIE
- a CDS encoding uracil-DNA glycosylase, which codes for MKSFQNLILLQNLYRLKALGFDYTDPFYVNEKSTHEEPKTLNELSQNISSCHLCDLSKSRQQSMSGYGNPNAELMIVDFSVSMSDDSNNGYYSGRSGESLTNMIEKVIGLKTDDVYFTHAIKCKPLNSNVPSASEWDSCKSYLFTQIDFVKPKVIVTLGEEAYFKLTSEESDFQNVRGHVIDFKKYKLIPIYHPQFLLRNPELKRITLNDLKTIKSCL
- a CDS encoding YbgC/FadM family acyl-CoA thioesterase, which translates into the protein MKIRVYYEDTDTGGVVYHSNYLNFCERARSDAFFKKGMTPVLDNGHFVARKLEADYIISAKLGDVLDIKTELIQMKAASFILSQTIYRDGKKIFGLSITLAYITFEGRPQKIDADTKELILSLFDI
- a CDS encoding calcium:proton antiporter encodes the protein MEISIEKQDKKLKYFIEDYWDIFLGISSIMVAFYFHKMGQGGAATLFAAIGIGSLSLSVSEVAEILSERLQEPYGSFVLTLSAVVVEIILLYIILLQAVTDPTVVDTVKGGIISAVIVDMNVLLGLAVFLGGLKFTEQEHNKETSSAYTTILFVTAAALLVPSVLSLGKHSAEVIEDASMWISVLLMVFYIIILVFQTRTHTHFFKSTTRSRIFRLKRKMAEKDSGDEEEDDYVFEKFNKLGLIASIFVFITIIAIGAEIFANDGIKLAKEYGISVGISGLIIAIVAVSPEIVTAIKAAKNDEIQRVVNIAMGASTVSILLTVPILMGLAYLSGIRFTLDFNPLEIGALILTVILAWKTTDEGQTNYFEGMSHLMFFLAFTIIAIYY
- the mgtE gene encoding magnesium transporter, with translation MEINQEELTYILNILDAEINQYKESDTSVHPYDIAEQLLKLRELSSEEYEKIIKKMPHELFAEVLSELPDYVQEETADIFSVKKLANIASLMDTDDAATLIQNISEEHEEISQDILGHFDDEDKELMKQLISYEWDEAGSYMQTELFSAKIDENIGVALERLKVLKISGEVDNIWHVHLVNERDKYLGSVGLEDLIIFDHALNFEDIPYDKHKNYSVNHKENIKDVVEKVTNYNLNAIAVLDNKNRLIGRITSDDIYDIIEETATEQIFNLAGVNDEAEQDEDMFQIGKTRAIWLGLNLLTAIAASLVIGMFDATIQSLVALAILMPIVASMGGNAGTQTLTVTVRQMALGDIEGEDAKKTIYKEVVISLVNGTFFAIVIGIIAYFWFNMPMLGVVIGLSMIINLLGAGFFGSVIPLVLQRAGVDPAIGSSVLLTTVTDIVGFFSFLGLASIILL
- a CDS encoding sensor domain-containing diguanylate cyclase, with the protein product MKFSFKFKLFFAFIGYGLILVLLTQLAVFKIEEISLKSASIKKASETFQDRNEIFKSYIKDTNLKLSSIISSDIFRSYLKDTKNIKLANSLFLDIASTSDNIMQLRYIDNTGMEIIRIDREEFSSETYLIEKEKLQNKSSRYYFKDISDTDQNVFWYSKLDLNIEQGKIEIPIKPVLRIGTPVFHNSKQAGILIINIFMKNFLYELVNTPLYDIFLFDNDGDILVDSTHSHCWNKYIEEDKTIYSHFAEEAKHIIYNTEYFGQNLYSNKISLNNGENLHMVIKPKTDYIQKEISEHLNQLIWIMIGIVLISFPISYFFSKTPIRLKEQADEQKKDQDVLLSLFDLSDAVLFKWNNDENWSVDSVSLSVDKLLGHTQNDFGTGTITYIGCIHHDDKKQVIQEVTKAIENKVYFFKHKPYRVVTKDGDIKWILDSTVIVRNANNEIINFVGYLTDISALKNSELKLQKLSRTDQLTKVSNRMHIDDVLQSQYYRFYRDNELTSIILLDIDFFKSVNDDYGHIVGDSVIIEFAKILQSSIRKGDILGRWGGEEFLIILPHTNLDQAMQLANKLQKIIFQNNFSTVKHKTASFGVSTFERGMSVETLIDSADKALYLSKENGRNCVTSTQTL
- a CDS encoding TolC family outer membrane protein, which codes for MKRFPLLSLSLLPALLSAISITEVVQNTIQTHPQIQIKKESVNVNKERLTQVRAGYLPSVDLSYSIGPEATKTPANLREEAKMTRQEASAALTQNVFAGLNTMYGMKEQKSLILAASSTVVESANSLALEATTAYLDVLKTLELYNIAKENVTVHDKYLKQIKEKVDAGIARNSDYEQTLSRYENAKTAEYLAEQNHLIATYSFERILPGIAPADLEKPVAGALPAEGLDSLVEVAIKDNPTIAVSQNDIEAAKSAVGRANAPYYPSADIVVRGYWNDQVHGVGYNTVTNENDLEAEDSGYSGMLVINYNIFNGLSDAANKQANQHILLQQNSTLADAKLYIKANTKIAWVTYEMTKKQLVYIDKNIAASAKTVSDYQQENELGRRSIIDLLNIELEYNNAKNRKVNAVYDNLTAYYGILSHTGKMLEEMNVVIK